Genomic segment of Kibdelosporangium phytohabitans:
TGTTGCCCGCGGCGGCCTCGGTGATCACAGCGGCGATGGTGTCGCCGTGCGCCTCGAAGGCCGCGCGCACGGCGTCGACGTCGTTGTACGGGAGGACAATGGTGTCGCCGGCCTGCGCGCCCGTGACGCCGGGCGTGGTCGGCAGGCCGAGCGTGGCCACGCCGGACCCGGCTTCGGCGAGCAGGGCGTCGACGTGGCCGTGGTAGCAGCCCGCGAACTTGATGATCTTCGTTCGGCCGGTGAAGCCCCGCGCGAGGCGGATGGCGCTCATCGTGGCCTCGGTCCCCGAGTTGACCAGGCGCACGTGCTCCACGGGAGCGACGCGCTCGATGATCTCCTCGGCGAGCTCGATCTCGCCCGCGGTCGGCGTGCCGAACGACAGGCCGTTGACCGCGGCCTCCCGGACAGCCTCGACGACCTGCGGATGCGCGTGGCCGAGGATCATCGGCCCCCACGACGAGACCAGGTCGACGTAGCGGTTGCCGTCGGCGTCCCAGAGGTACGTTCCCGCGCCCTTGACCATGAACCTCGGCGTGCCCCCCACCGAGTGGAACGCCCGCACCGGCGAGTTCACCCCACCCGGGATCACGGCACTCGCGCGCTCGAACAACTGGGCCGAGGTCTTGACCTGCTCAACACCTGTGCTCACGCGGCCAGTCTTACAGGTCCGGAAAAGTGGCCGGACGCACGGTCAACGAGTCGAGCGGGCAAGGGCCGTCGGTCCTCAGGAGGCGGGGCGTCTGGTGATCGTGCTGGCGGTCACGCCGTCCTCGCCGCGCTGGCCCTGGACCACGACCGACGAGCCGGGGGTGATGTCGGAGAGCTTGCCGGCCGTCGACGTCTCCACCTTCGTGCTCTCCGAGGTGGTCACTTTCACCTCGCTGCCGTCCGGCGGCTTCACGTAGATCGTGTCGCCTTCAACGCGGTCCACGGTTCCCGCTGTGCCGCCGCGGAAACCGCCGCCCTGGCCGCCCCCACCCTGGCCACCCGGCCCACCGGGACCGCCGCCTCCGTCGGGTGGGTACAGGAATCGCTGACCGCCTTGGCGCTGCGGTGATCGGGCCGCCGTGTCGCCGGATCCCGCGATCGCAGAGTGGGTCCAGACTCCGCCGAAGAACGCCACCAGCGCGAGCGCCACCACGCCAAGGCCGATCGTCGGCTTGGACAGGCCGCGTTTGGCCTGGGTCAGCTCCTTGTCGAGGTCGTCGGATCCGGCCACCGGCGTGGCGATCACGTGCTCGGGGTTCTGGTCGCTCAACGTTGTCTCCTAGTCGTGTCGAAGGGCTTCGATGGGGCGCAGCGAGGCCGCGCGGCCCGCCGGGTAGCTGCCGAAGAACAAGCCGATCAGTGCCGAGACGCCGAAGGCGAGCACGATCGAACCGGGGACGACCACTGGCGTGATCCCGGCGATGGTGAACTGGCTGCCGACCACCCCGGTGGCCACGCCCAGCACCCCGCCGAACAGGCTCAGCAGCGTCGCCTCGGCGAGGAACTGGCCGAGCACCACGCCTCTCGTCGCACCGATCGCCTTGCGGATCCCGATCTCCCTGATCCGCTCGGTGACGGTCACCAGCATGATGTTCGTGACGCCGATTCCGCCTACGAGCAAAGAGATCGCCGCCACCGACGCCAGCAGCACGGTGAACGTCTCGGTCGCGGTCGTCCTGGTCGCCAGCAGCTGTTGCTGGCTCAGCACACGGAAATCCGGCTGCTGGTTGGCGGCGATCCGGTGCCGTGCGGTCAGGATCGCCGTGATCTGCGCCTGTGCCGCGGACATCGAATCGGAACTCGTCGCCTGGACGAGGATCTGGCTGACCTGGCCGTAACCGGTCAGCGAGTTCTGCACGGCGGTCAGCGGGGCGATCGCCGTGTCGTCGGCGTTGGTCAGGCCGGCCGAGCCTTTCGACTGCAGGACACCGATCACGGTGAACTGGATGTTGTCGGCCAGCACCTGTTTGCCGACCGGGTCCGCGTCGCCGAACAGCTCCTGTGCCGTCGTCGGCCCGAGCACCATGACCTTCCGGCCCGCGGTGACGTCGTCCGCGGTGAACAGCGATCCGTTGGCGAGCGCGTTGTTGGACGTGGCGAAGTACTCCGGGTTCGTGCCGACCAGTTGCGGCACCTGGTAGCTCGTGCCCCGGTACACGGCGGTGACCGGGGTCGAGACCACCGGGGAGCTCGCTTTCACGTCCGGCGCGCCCAGTGGGTCCACCAACGCTTTCGCGTCCTGCACGGTCAGCGGTCGCGTCGTCGAGCCCTGGCCGCCCGCGCGGGACACCGTGAGCACGTTCGTACCCAGGCCCGCGATGCTCTGCTCGATCGACGCCGACGCACCACTTCCCACCGCCACCAACAGGATCACGGCAGCGACCCCGATCATGATGCCCAGCGTGGTCAGGCCCGAGCGCAGCTTGTTCGCCGCGAGCCCGCGCAACGCGAACCGCAGCACCTCACCGACTTTCACGTCAGCGCTCCCGTCATGCGCCACTGCGAGGTGTCCTCGACGATCCGGCCGTCCGAGACGCGCACGACCCGCGCCGCGCGGGCGGCGACGTGGTCCTCGTGGGTGATCATCACGATCGTCCGGCCGATCTGGTTGAGCCGGTCGAACACGGCGAGGACCTCGTCGGTGCTCTCGCTGTCGAGGTTGCCGGTCGGTTCGTCGGCCAGCACCATCGCGGGCCCGGTCACCAGCGCACGGGCCAGCGCGACTCGTTGCTGCTGCCCGCCGGAGAGCTGGTTCGGCTTGTGCCCGGCGCGGTCGACCAGCCCGACCACCTCCAGCGCCGCCATCGCACGGGCGCGCCGCTCCTTGCGCCCGACACCGGCGTAGATCAACGGTAGTTCCACATTGGACAGGGATGACGTCCGCGGGACCAGGTTGTACGACTGGAACACGAACCCGATCTTCCGGTTGCGCACCAACGACAACTGCCGTTCGTTGAGGTCACCGACGTCGATTCCGTCCAGTTTGTACGTTCCTTGCGTCGGTACGTCCAGGCAGCCGAGCACGTTCAGCAACGTCGATTTGCCCGAACCGGACGCACCCATGATCGCCAGGTACTCCCCGGGCCACACCGCGAGATCCACGCCGCGCAGCGCGTGCACCTCGGTGTCGCCGCTGCCGTACGTCTTCCGCAACGCGGTGATCTCGATGACCGGGTTCATCGCCCGTTCCCGCCGCCGGGCTGCACACGGATGCCACCGCCACCACCTCCACCGAAGCCGCCGCCCCCGCCGCCTCCGAACGGTGTGTTCCCGCGTTGCTGACCGGTGTTCCCGGTGGCCGGAGTCGTGGCCAGGACGACCTGCTCGCCGGCGTTCAGCCCGGATGTCACCTGTACCAGCGACTCGCTGCGCACCCCGATCTCGATCGGGCGGTTCGTCTCCTGGCCGTTGGCCATCACGGTGACCGTGTGCGAAGCGCCGACCGTGCGCATCGCGGCCGACGGGATCGCGACGGCGTTGTCAGCCTTGGCCACGGTGATCGCCACACTCGCGGACTGCCCTGGCCGCAGCTGGACGGGCGGTTCGTTGAGCGTCAGCGTCACGCCGTACGTCACGACGCTGTTGGACCCGGTCGTCGCGGTCAGGTCGATCGCCGCCACCTTGGCCGGTTGGGGCGTGTCGGGCAGCGCGTTCAGCGTCACGGTCGCGTCCTGGCCCGCTTTCACCTTGGCCACGTCGATCTCCGCGAGGTTCGCCCTGACCTGGAGCCCAGCCAGGTTCGTGATCGTGATGAACCCCGACGACCCGGCCGACCCCGACGAGGAGCCGCTGGTCGCCGCGGTGGACGACCCGCCGCTGGTGCCGCCGGACGAGGACGCTCCGCCCGACCCGGCTTTCTGCCCGACTGTCCCGTTCAAGGCGGTCACCGTCCCGTCGCCGGGCGCGGTCAGCGTGGTCGCGGCGACGGCCTGCTCGGCCTGCTCGACGCTCACCTTGGCCTGGTCGACCTGGGCCTGCAGCGACTTCGTGCTCTGTTGCTGCTGGGACTGGCCCGGCTGGGTCGTCGTGGTGGTCGTCGACGCGTTGGCCAGGTTCTCCTTGGCCGCGTTCAGACTGGACTTGGCGGCCGAGAGCTGCAGACGTGCCTGCGTGTCGTCCAGCTTGGCCAGTTGCCTGCCCTTGCTGACGACGTCACCGACCTTGACGTCGATCTGCGTGATCGTGCCGCTCGTGGCGAAGTCGGCGGTGCCGGTGTAGCTGCTCACCACGGTCCCGGCGGCCGAGACGGACTCGGCCACGCTGGTCCTGGTGGCGGCGACAGTGCGGACCCCGGCGGGCGCGGCTTCGTTGGCACTGGGCCACAGGAACGTGTACGCACCCCCGCCCGCGGCGACCAGCGCCACCACGAGCACTCCGTTGACCAACCACGCACGGCGTCCGCGTCTCATGGCGGCAATGCTCGACGCGGCAGGTCCCAGTCGGCTGGGAGCGACCTGGGAGTTGGCTGGGAGCCTCGAAACCCGGTCAGGCCCGGTGCTTGGGGCGGGCGCGGGAAGCCAGCACCAGCTGGCGGACGGCGTCGACCACCAGGACAGCGGCGACCGTGCCGGACAGGACCGACAACGACATCCAATGCCCGAAGTAGCGGTGCGACACGAGCGGCGGGCGACCGTCCTCGAACACCGTCGTGATGGTCGCGACACTCATCGGCCACAACCAGAACGCCAGCCAGACCAGCCCGGCAGCGACAACCAGCTCCGCGGCGGCGACGAGCGCGCGCTTGGGCTGGTTCAGCTTGGCGCGCACCGGCGGAAGCGGCGGGAGCTCCGGCTCCTGCTCCGATGCGGTCTTCGGCTGGGCAGTCACGCCTTGCAGCTTCTCACGAGTCGATCCGGTCGCGCAGGGCAGCCCGGAGAGCCTCGCCGTCCTTGGCCCAGGCCAGCACAGACGTGCCGTCGGTGAGCTTCAACGGCACGGACTCGAACTTGCGGGGCACAGCGAGCCCACCACCGAGGACACGGGCCGCCATCGGCGTGCCGACCTCCTCGTCCGCCGCGGCGATCTGCTCGAGCGGCAACTCCTCGCGGCCTTGGCGCAACGTCAGGTGGGTCAGCTCGACCGAGCAGATCCTGCGCCTGGCCTGCACCCACACCGCGGCGCCACCCGCGAACAGGAACGCGACGATCACCCACCCCAGCACGTGCACGGGCCCGGTCGTCAACTCCACGAGCGCGCCGACGAGCGCGAACACCGGCCCCCACAGCACCGGCCACCACGTGGAACCGGGTTCGGCGTAGAAGACCGGAGCCGTCATCGCTGCTGCGGCGGGACTTTGCGGAAGCTGCGGAAGTACGCGTTGGACGGCGGCATGTACATGTACACCAGGCCGGTCGCGGTGATCGCCACCGACACCACCGCGAGCCAGTCGGAGAAGCCGACCGCGGACGCCTGCGTGTACAGGCCGAAAACCGCCAGTACCGTCAGCAGGATCCGCGCCCAGTTGCGGCCAGAGCGCATCTTCCACGCGAACAGCAGCATCAGCAGGCCGACGACGGCCAAGGCGACGTAGAACATCGTCCGGATCGCGCTCGGCGGCAGCTGCGCCTCGGGCGGCTGGTTCGCGGACTGCTTCATGAACGCGTCGACGAACACGTCCGCGTCGAGCGCCTGCAGGACCGCGGACACGATCGCGCTGAACACCCAGACCGCGAAAGCGATGTTCACTTCCTTCGGCACCGCGGGCTTCTCGGGCTTCTGCGCGGGCACCGGGTACTTCGGCCCTGGGAACAGCGGATCGGACACGGGAGAACTCCTAGACCTCGTCCGTGAAGTAGGTCTTGGCAGCGGCGGGCAGGTACATGGCCAGCACACCGACCAGCGACAACACCACACCGATCAGGACGATCAGGCTGACCGGGAACAGGATGCTGACGACCAGGTGCACCACACCGGCGATCATCAGCCTGGTCCGCGCCTTGCGCTCGCCCGCCCGCATCCTGTAGCCGAAGTAGGCGTACAGCGAACCGAACAGCACGGCCAGGATCAGCGTGAGCCACACGAACGAGTTCGCGCCGGACCGGACCTGGTCGACGTTCAGATCGGGCCGGGCCCTCATGGTGCTGTCGATCAACGTGTTCTTGAAGTAGAAGAACAGCACGGCGTCGATCAGCCCGATCGCGGCGGCGGCGATCCACGCCCAGAACGAAACGCGGATCACCGATGGCGCGTCTGTGTCACCGCCCGAAATGCGCATCTTCACAGTGCGCACGCTACCCTCAGCCCTCGCGCAGCCAGCCCGCGACCTCGGCTGCCCAGTACGTGAGCACGATGTCGGCGCCGGCGCGGCGGATCGACGTGAGCGTTTCCATGATCGAGCGGCGCCGGTCCAGCCAGCCGTTGGCGGCCGCTGCCTCGATCATCGAGTACTCGCCGGAGACCTGGTAGGCCGCCACCGGGACGTCCGAGATCTCCGCGGTCGCCCTGATCACGTCGAGGTAGGCCAGCGCGGGCTTGATCATCACCATGTCCGCGCCCTCGGCCAAGTCCAGCTGCACCTCGCGCAGCGACTCCCTGACGTTGCCGGGGTCCTGCTGGTACGCCTTGCGGTCGCCCGTGAGCTGCGAGTCCACCGCGTCGCGGAACGGCCCGAAGAACGCGGACGCGTACTTGGCCGAGTAGGCGAGGATGCCGATGTCCTGGAGCCCGGCGTCGTCGAGGGCGGCGCGGATCACGCCGACCTGGCCGTCCATCATGCCGCTCGGGCCGAGCACGTGCGCTCCCGCGCGGGCCTGCGCCAGCGCCATCTCGGAGTAGATCTCCAGCGTGGCGTCGTTGTCCACGTCGCCGTTCGCGTCGAGCACACCGCAGTGGCCGTGGTCGGTGAACTCGTCGAGGCACAGGTCCGACATGATCACCGCGCTGTCGCCGACCTCGGCGCGGACGTCGCGCAGGGCGACGTTCAGGATCCCGTCCGGGTCCGTCCCGCCCGAACCGACCGCGTCGTGCTTGTCCGGCACACCGAACAGCATCAAACCGCCGACACCGGCCTGCACGGCTTCGACAGCGGCTTTGCGCAGCGAGTCACGGCTGTGCTGGACCACACCGGGCATCGAGGACAGGGCGACCGGTTCGGTCAGCCCTTCCTTGACGAACATCGGCAGGATCAGCTGCTCCGGCCGGAGCGTCGTCTCACTCACCATGCGCCGGAGCGCCGCGGTGCGGCGCAACCGGCGGGGACGGTGGCTCGGGAACATCCACATCTCCCCTGCTCAAGACTCGTGAGTGGTTAGTCCGGCTAGAACCGGCGCAACCACTCACGAGGTGTCACCTGCGGGCCCGCTTGGTTTTGCGCGGTGGGGGCAGCGCGCCCTCGGCACGCAGCCGGGCGGCGTGCTCGG
This window contains:
- a CDS encoding ABC transporter permease, translating into MKVGEVLRFALRGLAANKLRSGLTTLGIMIGVAAVILLVAVGSGASASIEQSIAGLGTNVLTVSRAGGQGSTTRPLTVQDAKALVDPLGAPDVKASSPVVSTPVTAVYRGTSYQVPQLVGTNPEYFATSNNALANGSLFTADDVTAGRKVMVLGPTTAQELFGDADPVGKQVLADNIQFTVIGVLQSKGSAGLTNADDTAIAPLTAVQNSLTGYGQVSQILVQATSSDSMSAAQAQITAILTARHRIAANQQPDFRVLSQQQLLATRTTATETFTVLLASVAAISLLVGGIGVTNIMLVTVTERIREIGIRKAIGATRGVVLGQFLAEATLLSLFGGVLGVATGVVGSQFTIAGITPVVVPGSIVLAFGVSALIGLFFGSYPAGRAASLRPIEALRHD
- a CDS encoding ABC transporter ATP-binding protein; protein product: MNPVIEITALRKTYGSGDTEVHALRGVDLAVWPGEYLAIMGASGSGKSTLLNVLGCLDVPTQGTYKLDGIDVGDLNERQLSLVRNRKIGFVFQSYNLVPRTSSLSNVELPLIYAGVGRKERRARAMAALEVVGLVDRAGHKPNQLSGGQQQRVALARALVTGPAMVLADEPTGNLDSESTDEVLAVFDRLNQIGRTIVMITHEDHVAARAARVVRVSDGRIVEDTSQWRMTGALT
- a CDS encoding efflux RND transporter periplasmic adaptor subunit; its protein translation is MRRGRRAWLVNGVLVVALVAAGGGAYTFLWPSANEAAPAGVRTVAATRTSVAESVSAAGTVVSSYTGTADFATSGTITQIDVKVGDVVSKGRQLAKLDDTQARLQLSAAKSSLNAAKENLANASTTTTTTQPGQSQQQQSTKSLQAQVDQAKVSVEQAEQAVAATTLTAPGDGTVTALNGTVGQKAGSGGASSSGGTSGGSSTAATSGSSSGSAGSSGFITITNLAGLQVRANLAEIDVAKVKAGQDATVTLNALPDTPQPAKVAAIDLTATTGSNSVVTYGVTLTLNEPPVQLRPGQSASVAITVAKADNAVAIPSAAMRTVGASHTVTVMANGQETNRPIEIGVRSESLVQVTSGLNAGEQVVLATTPATGNTGQQRGNTPFGGGGGGGFGGGGGGGIRVQPGGGNGR
- the hemB gene encoding porphobilinogen synthase; translated protein: MFPSHRPRRLRRTAALRRMVSETTLRPEQLILPMFVKEGLTEPVALSSMPGVVQHSRDSLRKAAVEAVQAGVGGLMLFGVPDKHDAVGSGGTDPDGILNVALRDVRAEVGDSAVIMSDLCLDEFTDHGHCGVLDANGDVDNDATLEIYSEMALAQARAGAHVLGPSGMMDGQVGVIRAALDDAGLQDIGILAYSAKYASAFFGPFRDAVDSQLTGDRKAYQQDPGNVRESLREVQLDLAEGADMVMIKPALAYLDVIRATAEISDVPVAAYQVSGEYSMIEAAAANGWLDRRRSIMETLTSIRRAGADIVLTYWAAEVAGWLREG